A single window of Wenzhouxiangella sp. XN24 DNA harbors:
- a CDS encoding SDR family oxidoreductase: MILVAGASGELGRAICRKLIERGGTIYGMVRPTSAPEAVAELEALGVTPVQADLADPDSLREACSGCDSVVSSMTAMGRPAERIDKVDRDGQLALLAAAAEEGVERFVYVSYSGVIGKDDPLTLAKRAVERTLKHSGMTWTVLRPSYFMETWFSPALGVDIAAGKARVYGSGREPISWVARDDVAGFAAEAVDSEEARNATIEIGGPEAISPLDAIALFGSLAGRTIEVETIAEATLQAQLAAATSPHEQSLAALMIAYARGNAVPMDDVAERFGMELTGLADWARPRFAPSGSVSGAE, encoded by the coding sequence ATGATCCTGGTCGCCGGGGCGTCGGGTGAGCTGGGGCGGGCGATTTGTCGGAAGCTCATCGAGCGGGGCGGGACGATCTACGGCATGGTGCGTCCGACGTCCGCGCCGGAAGCCGTCGCCGAGCTCGAGGCCCTGGGGGTCACCCCGGTGCAGGCGGACCTCGCCGACCCGGATTCCCTGCGCGAAGCCTGCAGCGGCTGCGACTCCGTGGTGTCGAGCATGACCGCCATGGGCCGCCCCGCCGAGCGGATCGACAAGGTGGATCGCGACGGCCAGCTGGCCCTGCTCGCTGCGGCGGCCGAGGAAGGGGTCGAGCGCTTCGTTTACGTCTCTTATTCCGGGGTCATCGGCAAGGATGATCCGCTGACCCTCGCCAAGCGGGCCGTAGAACGCACCCTGAAGCACAGCGGCATGACATGGACCGTGCTGCGGCCGTCCTATTTCATGGAAACCTGGTTCTCGCCCGCGCTGGGTGTGGACATTGCGGCCGGCAAGGCGCGCGTCTACGGCAGCGGTCGCGAGCCGATCAGCTGGGTGGCGCGCGACGATGTCGCCGGCTTCGCGGCGGAGGCGGTGGACAGCGAGGAGGCGCGCAATGCGACCATCGAGATCGGCGGGCCGGAGGCGATCTCGCCGCTGGATGCGATCGCGCTGTTCGGGTCGCTCGCGGGACGCACCATCGAGGTCGAGACGATCGCCGAGGCCACGCTCCAGGCGCAGCTGGCCGCGGCAACCTCGCCTCACGAGCAAAGCCTCGCAGCGCTGATGATCGCCTACGCGCGCGGCAATGCCGTGCCCATGGACGACGTCGCGGAGCGCTTCGGCATGGAACTGACGGGACTCGCCGACTGGGCACGGCCTCGGTTCGCGCCCTCCGGAAGCGTTTCAGGCGCCGAGTAA
- a CDS encoding DUF1820 family protein — protein MPARHVYKVLFVNQGKVYEIYARSVSQGELFGFLEVEELVFGERTSLVVDPGEERIRAEFEGVRRTYIPLHAVLRVDEVAKQGISKISAAEGGNVAQFPLAGYAPGGDNLKGK, from the coding sequence ATGCCAGCAAGACACGTCTACAAGGTCCTGTTCGTCAACCAGGGTAAGGTCTACGAGATCTATGCCCGCAGCGTTTCGCAGGGTGAGCTGTTCGGCTTCCTGGAGGTCGAGGAACTCGTCTTCGGGGAGCGGACCTCGCTGGTGGTCGATCCCGGCGAAGAGCGCATCCGGGCGGAGTTCGAAGGGGTTCGGCGAACTTACATTCCGTTGCACGCAGTGTTGCGTGTCGATGAAGTGGCCAAGCAGGGCATCAGCAAGATCAGCGCCGCCGAGGGCGGCAATGTGGCGCAGTTTCCGCTTGCCGGCTATGCGCCGGGTGGCGACAACCTGAAAGGCAAGTAG
- the hutU gene encoding urocanate hydratase has protein sequence MGDAGEATGTRFREGVISAPRGTGLSCRGWVQEAALRMLCNNLDPEVAENPRELVVYGGIGRAARNWECFDAIVATLRRLADDETLLVQSGKPVGVFRTHEFAPRVLIANSNLVGRWADWDHFHDLDRRGLMMYGQMTAGSWIYIGSQGIVQGTYETFAEAVRQHYGGEAQGRWLLTGGLGGMGGAQPLAASFAGLSSLSVEVDPTRIAKRLETGYLDCRIDDLDEALARLEAAARGGKPVSVGLLGNAAEVFEEIAARGIRPDLVTDQTSAHDPLNGYIPVGYDVAEAADFRARDPQAYVAAAKHSMARQVRAMLALQAAGVPTFDYGNNIRAMAQDAGVSNAFDFQGFVPLYIRPLFCAGVGPFRWVALSGDPEDIWRTDARARELFPDKPDLHRWLDGARERIRFQGLPSRILWLGYGERHRLGLAINEMVRRGELKAPVVIGRDHLDSGSVASPNRETEAMRDGSDAVADWPVLNALLNTASGASWVSFHHGGGVGMGYSLHAGVVIVADGSDRAEAQLARVLVNDPGTGVMRHADAGYARALEVAAERGLDLPMIRPGT, from the coding sequence ATGGGCGACGCCGGCGAGGCCACGGGAACCCGTTTTCGCGAGGGCGTGATCAGCGCGCCGCGCGGCACCGGGCTGAGCTGCCGCGGCTGGGTCCAGGAAGCCGCGCTGCGTATGTTGTGCAACAACCTCGATCCGGAAGTCGCGGAAAATCCGCGCGAGCTCGTCGTCTACGGCGGGATCGGCCGGGCCGCGCGCAACTGGGAATGCTTCGATGCGATCGTCGCCACGCTGCGACGCCTGGCCGACGATGAAACCCTGCTGGTGCAATCCGGCAAGCCGGTCGGCGTGTTTCGCACGCACGAGTTCGCGCCGCGCGTCCTGATCGCCAACTCGAACCTGGTGGGCCGCTGGGCCGACTGGGATCACTTCCACGACCTCGATCGCCGCGGCCTGATGATGTACGGCCAGATGACCGCGGGTTCGTGGATCTACATCGGCTCGCAGGGCATCGTGCAGGGGACCTACGAGACGTTCGCGGAGGCCGTGCGCCAGCACTATGGGGGCGAGGCCCAGGGTCGCTGGTTGCTGACGGGTGGGCTCGGCGGGATGGGCGGCGCCCAGCCGCTGGCGGCATCCTTCGCCGGCCTCTCCTCGCTGTCGGTCGAGGTCGATCCGACCCGGATCGCCAAGCGCCTCGAGACCGGTTATCTCGATTGTCGCATCGACGACCTGGACGAAGCGCTCGCGCGCCTGGAAGCGGCCGCGCGGGGCGGCAAGCCGGTGTCGGTTGGATTGCTCGGCAACGCGGCGGAGGTGTTCGAGGAGATCGCGGCGCGCGGCATCCGACCGGACCTTGTGACCGACCAGACGTCCGCCCACGATCCATTGAACGGCTATATCCCGGTGGGTTACGACGTGGCCGAGGCAGCCGACTTTCGCGCGCGGGATCCGCAGGCCTACGTGGCCGCAGCCAAGCACAGCATGGCCCGCCAGGTCCGCGCCATGCTCGCGCTCCAGGCGGCCGGAGTGCCCACCTTCGATTACGGCAACAACATCCGGGCCATGGCGCAGGACGCGGGCGTGTCGAACGCCTTCGACTTCCAGGGCTTCGTGCCGCTCTACATCCGGCCGTTGTTCTGCGCCGGCGTGGGACCGTTTCGCTGGGTCGCGCTGTCCGGCGATCCCGAGGACATCTGGCGCACGGATGCCAGGGCGCGGGAGCTCTTTCCCGACAAGCCGGACCTGCATCGCTGGCTGGACGGCGCTCGTGAACGGATCCGGTTCCAGGGCTTGCCGTCGCGCATCCTGTGGCTGGGCTACGGCGAGCGTCACCGGCTCGGCCTGGCGATCAACGAGATGGTGCGCCGGGGCGAACTCAAGGCCCCGGTGGTCATCGGGCGCGATCATCTCGATTCGGGCTCCGTCGCCTCGCCGAACCGGGAAACGGAGGCGATGCGGGACGGTTCAGACGCGGTCGCCGACTGGCCGGTGCTCAATGCGTTGCTGAACACGGCCAGCGGCGCCTCCTGGGTCAGCTTCCACCATGGCGGTGGCGTGGGCATGGGCTATTCGCTGCATGCGGGCGTCGTGATCGTCGCCGACGGCAGCGACCGGGCCGAGGCACAGCTCGCGCGCGTGCTGGTCAATGATCCGGGCACCGGGGTCATGCGCCACGCCGACGCCGGCTATGCACGCGCCCTCGAGGTTGCTGCGGAACGGGGCCTCGATCTGCCGATGATTCGCCCGGGGACTTGA
- a CDS encoding cobalamin-dependent protein (Presence of a B(12) (cobalamin)-binding domain implies dependence on cobalamin itself, in one of its several forms, or in some unusual lineages, dependence on a cobalamin-like analog.): protein MSEENSFAAELLEVSSAGFAALAAERLMATQPALAARFSTDATGAWRGVFSQRIVELATALRLGEPDLFVARVNWARRAFTAREVPEIDLRASLEVLAGVLARELPDAARAAVAGILALAIAEFDQPAEQQGACLDPGTETGRLALEYLSTVLEGDSRRATKRLLEATDGGLGVERMYLEVLVPAQQEVGRLWHAGELGIVEEHVVTQTTERLLALLAQRAARAPANGRTVLCAAVAGNTHDIAVRVLADFFDIAGWRSIHLGGNLPATELATAVQYFDGELVVLSAALSVQLPRVGDAIAAVRRLEGREVRVMVGGLAFADAPDVWRKLGADGYAPDARSAVALGTELLGA, encoded by the coding sequence ATGAGCGAGGAAAACAGTTTCGCCGCCGAGTTGCTCGAAGTCAGTTCGGCCGGCTTCGCCGCGCTCGCCGCGGAGCGGCTGATGGCGACCCAGCCCGCGCTGGCCGCGCGCTTCTCGACGGATGCGACAGGCGCCTGGAGAGGCGTGTTCTCCCAGCGCATCGTGGAACTGGCCACTGCCCTGCGGCTCGGCGAGCCCGACCTTTTCGTGGCGCGCGTCAACTGGGCGCGGCGTGCATTCACGGCCCGCGAAGTGCCCGAGATCGACCTGCGCGCGAGCCTCGAGGTGCTGGCCGGGGTGCTCGCCCGGGAGCTGCCGGACGCAGCCCGGGCGGCCGTGGCCGGGATTCTTGCTCTCGCGATCGCGGAATTCGACCAACCGGCCGAACAGCAAGGCGCCTGCCTCGATCCCGGGACTGAAACGGGCCGCCTCGCGCTCGAATACCTTTCCACCGTGCTCGAAGGGGACAGCCGCCGCGCCACCAAGCGCCTGCTCGAGGCGACGGACGGCGGACTGGGCGTGGAACGGATGTATCTCGAGGTGCTCGTGCCGGCGCAGCAGGAGGTCGGCCGCCTGTGGCACGCCGGGGAACTCGGCATCGTCGAGGAACACGTCGTCACCCAGACGACGGAACGCCTTCTCGCGCTGCTTGCACAACGTGCGGCCCGCGCGCCGGCCAACGGCCGGACGGTGCTCTGCGCCGCCGTGGCCGGTAACACGCATGACATCGCCGTGCGCGTCCTGGCTGATTTCTTCGATATCGCGGGATGGCGCAGTATTCATCTCGGCGGGAACCTGCCTGCCACGGAGCTGGCCACCGCCGTGCAGTATTTCGACGGCGAACTGGTGGTGCTCTCCGCCGCATTGAGCGTGCAGCTGCCCCGGGTCGGCGACGCCATTGCCGCCGTGCGCCGGCTCGAGGGCCGCGAGGTGCGCGTGATGGTCGGCGGGCTCGCATTCGCCGATGCGCCCGACGTCTGGCGCAAGCTCGGTGCGGACGGATATGCGCCGGACGCGCGCTCCGCCGTGGCGCTGGGTACCGAATTACTCGGCGCCTGA
- a CDS encoding MBL fold metallo-hydrolase — protein sequence MRFAWLGSGSRGNAALVESDGHCVMVDCGFGLKAAELRLARLGRTPADVDAILVTHEHSDHIGGVGRFAAKHRIRVMSTCGTARGFRATPPPRLERISAHEAFSIGPLEVTPMPVPHDAHEPCQFVFSDGAVKLGIVTDLGWVTAHVVETLRGCDALAVECNHDEAMLATGPYPLPLRRRVGGDLGHLSNSQAGGLLAALQPGRLRHVVALHLSEANNTPALAQAALAGALGCAPAEVAVADQEAGLAWRDL from the coding sequence GTGCGTTTCGCATGGCTCGGCAGCGGCAGTCGCGGCAATGCCGCGCTCGTCGAGAGCGATGGGCACTGCGTCATGGTGGATTGCGGCTTCGGGCTGAAAGCCGCGGAGCTGCGCCTCGCCCGGCTCGGGCGCACGCCGGCCGATGTCGATGCCATCCTCGTCACTCACGAGCACAGTGACCACATCGGCGGGGTGGGGCGGTTCGCGGCGAAGCACCGCATCCGCGTCATGAGCACCTGCGGCACCGCGCGCGGCTTTCGTGCGACGCCACCGCCGCGGCTCGAGCGCATCAGCGCCCACGAGGCCTTCTCGATCGGGCCGCTGGAGGTGACCCCGATGCCGGTGCCGCACGACGCCCACGAACCGTGCCAGTTCGTGTTTTCCGACGGCGCGGTGAAGCTGGGCATCGTCACGGACCTGGGCTGGGTGACGGCTCACGTGGTCGAGACCCTGCGAGGCTGTGACGCACTTGCCGTGGAGTGCAACCACGACGAGGCCATGCTGGCCACCGGTCCGTACCCGCTGCCGCTCAGGCGACGCGTCGGCGGGGATCTGGGCCACCTGTCCAACAGCCAGGCGGGCGGCCTGCTCGCGGCGCTCCAGCCGGGACGGCTGCGCCACGTCGTCGCCCTGCATCTTTCCGAGGCCAACAACACGCCGGCGCTCGCGCAGGCCGCGCTCGCGGGCGCGCTGGGCTGCGCGCCCGCCGAGGTGGCGGTCGCCGACCAGGAGGCGGGGCTCGCCTGGCGCGACCTCTGA
- the purL gene encoding phosphoribosylformylglycinamidine synthase — protein sequence MLTLPGALACSRFRLDKILDDLRGACPAVTSVAARHMHFADLERQLDGAEMRLLKRLLSYGPSRDVAFPEGEFLLVLPRFGTISPWSSKATDIARNCGLEAVRRLERGTAWHIVARRPLTPEELQAVAAPLHDRMTESVVQRLDEAARLFERHAPAPLGHVAVLDGGRDALVQANGSLGLALSDDEIDYLLAHYLEIGRNPTDAELMMFAQANSEHCRHKIFNASWVIDGEAQDKSLFAMIRNTHEKSPAGVLSAYRDNASVIEGWEAERFFADPADACYDYVTEPVHILMKVETHNHPTAISPFPGAATGAGGEIRDEGATGLGAKPKAGLAGFSVSHLRLPGLEQPWEGMGPGFPGRIATPLEIMRDGPIGAAAFNNEFGRPNLAGYFRTYEQAVDGVVRGYHKPIMIAGGLGNVRAGHVEKGAVSPGAKLVVLGGPAMLIGLGGGAASSMSSGESTEDLDFASVQRGNPEIQRRAQEVIDRCWAMGDDNPIMLIHDVGAGGLSNALPEVIDHSGLGGRIELRDVPNDEPGMSPMAIWCNEAQERYVLAVAPERMEVFAALCARERCPWAMVGETTVERRLLVNDRLFDEAAVDMPVEVLLGKPPRMTRTAQRIVRGGDALPEIRDLREAAMRVLQLPAVADKTFLVTIGDRSVGGLTARDQMVGPWQVPVADVAVTTSGYRGYTGEAMAMGERSPLAVLDGPASGRMAVGEALTNLAAAAVPSLGQVRLSANWMAACGEPGEDAALFDTVQAVGEALCPALGIAIPVGKDSLSMRTRWDAGHGEQAVIAPLSLIVSAFAPVSDVRRTLTPQLRPGHGNSSLLLVDLGAGRNRLGGSALAQVYGCSGSEPPDLDDSARLAAFFATVQALNAAGRLLAYHDRSDGGLWATLVEMAFAGRCGLDIDLAVLAGEPAAVLFNEELGAVLQVGDAELDAVRDAFAGAGLGACVTPVGRTTDTGRVRVRAGDAVLLDEALHELRDAWSQTTFRMQALRDHPDKAREEHQGRLDAEDPGLWARPTFDIDEDVAAPFIGRGARPRIAILREQGVNSQVEMAAAFHRAGFEPVDVHMSDLAAGQRGLAEFAGLVACGGFSYGDVLGAGEGWAKSILYNSRVRDQFEAFFGRDDSFSLGVCNGCQMMSALKEIIPGAALWPRFVRNRSEQFEARFGLVRVDESGSALTAGMAGSVMPIVVSHGEGRAEFRDEAHQQACLDAELVWLRYVDNHGRVATRYPANPNGSPEGVAGLTSADGRVTIVMPHPERVFRSVQHSWHPEGWGEDGPWMRLFRNARVWIG from the coding sequence ATGCTGACATTGCCCGGAGCGCTGGCTTGTTCGCGATTCCGGCTGGACAAGATCCTGGACGATCTCCGGGGCGCCTGTCCGGCGGTGACCTCAGTGGCGGCAAGGCACATGCACTTCGCCGACCTGGAGCGGCAACTCGATGGCGCCGAGATGCGGCTTCTCAAGCGCCTGCTCAGCTACGGACCGAGCCGGGACGTCGCCTTTCCCGAGGGGGAATTTCTCCTCGTGCTGCCGCGTTTCGGCACGATCTCGCCCTGGTCGAGCAAGGCCACCGATATCGCGCGCAACTGCGGGCTGGAGGCGGTGCGCCGGCTCGAGCGTGGCACGGCCTGGCATATCGTCGCGCGTCGGCCGCTGACCCCGGAGGAATTGCAGGCCGTCGCCGCACCGTTGCATGACCGCATGACGGAATCCGTGGTGCAGCGGCTCGACGAGGCGGCCCGGCTGTTCGAGCGGCATGCGCCGGCGCCGTTGGGGCACGTCGCGGTGCTGGACGGGGGCCGTGACGCCCTGGTGCAGGCCAACGGCAGTCTCGGCCTGGCCTTGTCGGATGACGAGATCGACTACCTGCTGGCGCACTACCTGGAGATCGGGCGCAATCCCACCGACGCCGAATTGATGATGTTCGCCCAGGCGAACAGCGAGCACTGCCGGCACAAGATATTCAACGCATCGTGGGTGATCGACGGCGAGGCGCAGGACAAGTCGCTGTTCGCGATGATCCGCAACACGCACGAGAAATCCCCCGCGGGCGTGCTCTCGGCCTACCGCGACAACGCGTCCGTGATCGAGGGCTGGGAGGCGGAACGCTTTTTTGCGGACCCCGCGGACGCCTGTTACGACTACGTCACCGAGCCCGTGCATATCCTCATGAAGGTGGAGACGCATAACCACCCGACGGCGATTTCCCCGTTCCCCGGTGCGGCGACGGGGGCCGGCGGCGAGATCCGCGACGAGGGCGCGACGGGGCTGGGCGCCAAGCCGAAGGCGGGACTCGCCGGGTTTTCCGTCTCGCACCTGCGCCTCCCGGGCCTCGAGCAACCCTGGGAAGGGATGGGGCCCGGCTTCCCGGGGCGCATCGCCACGCCGCTGGAGATCATGCGCGACGGCCCGATCGGCGCCGCCGCCTTCAACAACGAATTCGGCCGGCCGAACCTCGCGGGTTATTTCCGCACCTACGAGCAGGCGGTGGATGGCGTGGTGCGCGGCTACCACAAGCCGATCATGATCGCCGGCGGGCTCGGCAACGTGCGCGCCGGGCACGTCGAGAAAGGCGCGGTGTCGCCGGGCGCGAAGCTGGTGGTCCTCGGCGGGCCCGCCATGCTCATCGGCCTCGGCGGCGGGGCGGCCTCCTCGATGTCGAGCGGGGAGAGCACGGAGGACCTGGATTTCGCCTCCGTGCAACGCGGCAATCCGGAGATCCAGCGGCGCGCACAGGAAGTCATCGACCGTTGCTGGGCGATGGGTGACGACAACCCGATCATGCTGATCCACGACGTCGGTGCGGGCGGCCTGTCGAACGCGCTGCCGGAGGTGATCGATCACAGCGGGCTCGGCGGGCGCATCGAGTTGCGCGACGTGCCGAACGACGAGCCGGGCATGTCGCCCATGGCGATCTGGTGCAACGAGGCGCAGGAACGTTACGTGCTGGCCGTGGCGCCGGAGCGCATGGAAGTCTTTGCGGCGCTGTGCGCGCGGGAGCGCTGTCCCTGGGCGATGGTCGGCGAGACCACGGTCGAGCGGCGCCTCCTGGTGAACGATCGGCTGTTCGACGAGGCCGCCGTGGACATGCCGGTGGAAGTGCTGCTCGGCAAACCGCCGCGCATGACGCGCACCGCGCAGCGCATCGTCCGTGGCGGCGACGCGCTGCCGGAAATTCGCGACCTGCGCGAGGCGGCGATGCGCGTGCTGCAGCTGCCGGCCGTGGCGGACAAGACCTTCCTCGTCACCATCGGCGATCGCAGCGTCGGCGGCCTCACCGCCCGCGACCAGATGGTCGGCCCCTGGCAGGTGCCGGTCGCCGACGTGGCCGTCACCACCAGCGGCTACCGTGGCTACACCGGCGAGGCCATGGCGATGGGCGAACGCAGCCCGCTCGCCGTGCTCGACGGCCCGGCCTCCGGACGGATGGCGGTCGGGGAGGCGCTGACCAACCTGGCGGCGGCTGCAGTGCCGTCGCTGGGCCAGGTGCGGCTCTCCGCCAACTGGATGGCCGCCTGCGGCGAACCCGGCGAGGATGCGGCGTTGTTCGACACCGTGCAGGCCGTCGGCGAGGCGCTGTGTCCGGCGCTGGGGATCGCGATCCCGGTCGGCAAGGATTCCCTGTCGATGCGGACCCGCTGGGACGCCGGCCACGGCGAACAGGCCGTCATCGCGCCGCTGTCGCTGATCGTCTCGGCCTTCGCGCCGGTCAGCGACGTGCGTCGCACGCTCACGCCGCAGCTGCGCCCCGGGCATGGCAATTCGAGCCTGCTGCTCGTCGACCTCGGCGCCGGCCGCAACCGCCTCGGCGGTTCCGCGCTGGCCCAGGTCTACGGCTGCAGCGGCAGCGAACCTCCGGATCTCGACGACTCCGCGCGCCTGGCGGCTTTCTTCGCCACCGTCCAGGCGCTCAATGCGGCGGGCCGCCTGCTGGCCTACCACGATCGCTCCGATGGCGGACTTTGGGCGACGCTCGTCGAAATGGCCTTCGCCGGGCGATGCGGGCTGGATATCGACCTGGCCGTGCTGGCAGGCGAGCCCGCGGCCGTGCTGTTCAACGAGGAACTCGGCGCCGTCCTGCAGGTCGGGGATGCGGAGCTCGACGCGGTGCGCGACGCGTTCGCCGGCGCCGGCCTCGGGGCTTGCGTGACGCCCGTCGGGCGGACCACCGACACCGGGCGGGTGCGGGTGCGCGCCGGCGACGCCGTGCTGCTCGACGAGGCCCTGCACGAACTGCGGGACGCCTGGTCGCAGACCACGTTCCGCATGCAGGCCTTGCGCGACCATCCGGACAAGGCGCGCGAGGAACACCAGGGGCGGCTCGACGCGGAGGACCCCGGCTTGTGGGCGCGGCCCACTTTCGACATCGACGAGGATGTCGCGGCCCCGTTCATCGGCCGCGGCGCCAGGCCGCGTATCGCGATCCTGCGTGAGCAGGGTGTCAACAGCCAGGTCGAGATGGCGGCGGCTTTCCACCGGGCCGGCTTCGAACCCGTGGACGTCCACATGAGCGACCTGGCCGCAGGACAGCGAGGACTCGCAGAATTCGCCGGCCTGGTCGCCTGCGGCGGTTTTTCCTATGGCGACGTGCTGGGCGCGGGAGAGGGCTGGGCGAAGAGCATTCTCTACAATTCCCGCGTGCGCGATCAGTTCGAGGCTTTTTTCGGTCGCGACGACAGCTTTTCGCTCGGCGTGTGCAACGGCTGCCAGATGATGTCGGCGCTCAAGGAGATCATCCCGGGCGCGGCGCTGTGGCCGCGCTTCGTGCGCAACCGCTCGGAACAGTTCGAGGCGCGTTTCGGCCTGGTCAGGGTCGACGAGAGCGGCTCCGCGCTGACGGCCGGCATGGCGGGCTCCGTGATGCCCATCGTCGTTTCGCACGGCGAGGGCCGGGCCGAATTCCGCGATGAAGCCCACCAGCAGGCCTGTCTCGACGCGGAACTCGTCTGGTTGCGTTACGTGGACAACCACGGCCGGGTGGCGACACGCTACCCCGCGAACCCGAACGGTTCGCCGGAGGGCGTCGCCGGGCTGACCTCGGCCGACGGGCGCGTCACCATCGTGATGCCCCATCCCGAGCGGGTGTTTCGCAGCGTCCAGCATTCCTGGCACCCGGAAGGCTGGGGGGAGGACGGCCCCTGGATGCGCCTGTTCCGCAACGCGAGGGTATGGATCGGCTGA
- the pepQ gene encoding Xaa-Pro dipeptidase — protein sequence MSDPNAAVVAEIDACYPAHHAELAARHASVLEASHFDSLAIYSGTARPRFRDDQSWPFRAGAFYQQWVPCDDHAGSVLLFRAGRTPLLVLNQPRDYWHSVPATPSGAWTQHFEIVVADDLEGVRGALPRDLSRCALLGEVDATVSAWGCAALNPASIVQALEFARLYKTPYEVDCIRSANLIAAQGHVAARDAFHDGASEFGIHLAYLAATGHTEAELPYANIVAMNENGATLHYGRFERERPRPANSFLIDAGARCRGYAADITRTWSNGTDGEFAAIVEALDHAQQDLVEALRIGNSYIDVHENAQLAVAVILEDFGIVDMAPDDMVAAGVSSVFFPHGVGHHLGLQVHDTGGKLAGPDGTLLPQPEPWPFLRNLRPLEIGNVVTIEPGLYFIDSLLHRLRETPLGNYVAWDMVDCLRPYGGVRIEDDIWMGPGGARNLSREAFAALAEQPA from the coding sequence ATGTCAGACCCGAACGCCGCCGTCGTCGCCGAAATCGATGCATGCTATCCGGCGCACCACGCGGAACTGGCGGCACGCCATGCCTCCGTACTCGAAGCTTCCCATTTCGACTCGCTGGCGATCTATTCGGGCACGGCGCGCCCTCGGTTTCGCGATGACCAGTCCTGGCCGTTTCGCGCCGGAGCCTTCTACCAGCAATGGGTGCCGTGCGACGACCATGCGGGCAGCGTGCTGCTGTTCCGTGCGGGCAGGACGCCGTTGCTGGTGCTGAACCAGCCGCGGGATTACTGGCACTCCGTGCCGGCGACGCCTAGCGGCGCGTGGACGCAGCACTTCGAGATCGTCGTCGCGGACGACCTGGAGGGCGTGCGCGGCGCCTTGCCGCGGGACCTGTCGCGCTGCGCCCTGCTCGGCGAGGTGGATGCGACGGTGTCGGCCTGGGGCTGCGCCGCGCTGAACCCGGCGAGCATCGTGCAGGCGCTGGAGTTCGCGCGCCTCTACAAGACGCCTTACGAGGTCGATTGCATCCGGTCGGCGAATCTCATCGCCGCGCAGGGGCACGTCGCGGCCCGCGACGCCTTCCACGACGGCGCCAGTGAGTTCGGCATTCACCTCGCCTACCTGGCGGCGACCGGCCACACCGAGGCGGAGCTGCCTTACGCCAATATCGTCGCGATGAACGAGAACGGCGCGACGCTGCACTACGGTCGCTTCGAACGCGAGCGACCCCGGCCGGCCAACAGTTTCCTGATCGACGCCGGAGCACGCTGCCGCGGCTATGCGGCGGACATCACGCGCACCTGGTCGAACGGCACCGACGGCGAGTTCGCGGCGATCGTCGAGGCGCTGGACCATGCGCAGCAGGACCTCGTGGAAGCCCTGCGCATAGGCAATTCGTATATCGACGTGCACGAGAACGCCCAGCTCGCCGTGGCGGTGATCCTCGAGGATTTCGGCATCGTGGACATGGCGCCCGACGACATGGTGGCGGCCGGCGTGAGCAGCGTCTTTTTCCCGCATGGCGTCGGCCATCACCTCGGCCTCCAGGTGCACGACACCGGCGGCAAGCTCGCCGGCCCGGACGGCACCCTGCTGCCGCAGCCCGAGCCGTGGCCGTTCTTGCGCAACCTGCGGCCGCTGGAAATCGGCAACGTGGTGACCATCGAGCCGGGGCTGTATTTCATCGACAGCCTGCTGCATCGGCTGCGCGAGACCCCGCTGGGCAACTACGTCGCCTGGGACATGGTCGATTGCCTGCGTCCCTACGGGGGCGTCCGCATCGAGGACGATATCTGGATGGGGCCCGGGGGCGCGCGCAACCTGAGCCGCGAGGCCTTCGCGGCCCTGGCGGAACAGCCTGCCTGA